The following are encoded together in the Leguminivora glycinivorella isolate SPB_JAAS2020 chromosome 18, LegGlyc_1.1, whole genome shotgun sequence genome:
- the LOC125235796 gene encoding LOW QUALITY PROTEIN: centrosomal protein of 97 kDa (The sequence of the model RefSeq protein was modified relative to this genomic sequence to represent the inferred CDS: deleted 1 base in 1 codon) has protein sequence MEESNNETLDLSRRGLKKIEKAPIEDGKTIINLILDQNELQRLDNLDTYNRVENLSICNNFLLRMHSVSRLTNIRILALNNNGILQIEGLKDLIYLKVLKLAGNNIKSIEHLNHNMHLEHLDLSNNQISFIADISYLKSLKHLALERNRIIDLRQCDRYLPPSLEHLGLAHNNIQDLNEVSHLVHLSKLDSFTVQGNPCVAMAGKDKLGFDYRPFVLNWILNVKSIDGFVVSAIESLKAEWLYSQGKGRHYHSGQHQELCEYLASTCPLTADALDTEDQRKLRLILSKAQHHQQQLKDQNHSPIKPKLQSPRMQSRMTPRHMGRSPDRLTSSYHSALTKTSLPHSMSTSYTEIPAAMSQSFDSPGLYEKTKEDKEKELPTKPVNQSLEAASKMVPVPESLMSPDYQDPIYDIQRSIPKPNLPSNTSTPSSNNSATTNNSVHEDKPHRPNTSTTSSNNSVHEDRPHRQITQPKVINNSLKSSPKLPKSATSSPKMKAKMEQRKGSLKLENKEEVNGVAKDEIDQDKMEIIKLASNQRRQKKMSAESMAAVTIQKMWRGYRSRNLNKDTLRILHAIQAARARQHIQRLTCDMEATKAALDSERKIQQLQMQAINALWKKVSTLQNTECSKPDNTECSKPDVLRQLSETCCSLQQQVVELQGCMQQVLRCVLPPAAAPAATQTDIVAVHSPQEERCTWLKRPQSLSLAAASAPASALAPAETEQQTSKVKPQNVEHTDTLTQEPEQTDKHETREKELIVD, from the exons ATGG AGGAGTCGAATAACGAAACATTGGATCTTTCGAGGCGTGGGTTGAAGAAAATAGAGAAAGCGCCAATCGAGGATGGGAAAACTATAATAAACTTAATCCTGGACCAGAATGAGCTGCAACGGCTGGACAACCTGGACACGTACAATCGCGTCGAAAAC CTATCAATATGCAACAACTTCCTGCTGCGAATGCACAGTGTGTCTCGCCTCACCAACATCCGCATCCTGGCCCTCAACAACAATGGCATCCTGCAGATCGAGGGGCTCAAAGACTTGATATACTTGAAAGTTCTCAAGTTGGCTG GAAACAACATAAAATCGATAGAGCACCTCAACCACAACATGCATCTAGAACATCTAGATTTATCCAACAACCAGATATCCTTCATTGCTGATATCAGCTATTTGAAGAGCTTAAAG CACTTGGCCCTGGAGCGCAACCGCATAATCGACCTCCGGCAATGCGACCGCTACCTCCCGCCCAGTCTGGAGCACCTAGGGCTCGCGCACAACAACATACAGGACCTGAACGAGGTGTCCCATCTGGTGCATCTCAGCAAGCTGGACAGTTTCACGGTGCAGGGGAACCCTTGCGTGGCGATGGCGGGGAAGGATAAGTT AGGGTTCGACTATCGCCCATTTGTCCTAAACTGGATCCTAAATGTAAAGTCCATCGATGGATTCGTCGTCAGTGCAATTGAAAG TTTAAAAGCAGAGTGGCTGTACAGCCAAGGCAAAGGTCGCCATTATCACTCCGGGCAACACCAGGAGCTATGCGAGTACCTAGCGTCCACTTGCCCGTTGACAGCCGACGCGTTAGACACTGAGGACCAAAGGAAACTGCGACTCATATTGAGCAAG GCTCAGCATCATCAGCAACAGCTCAAGGACCAAAACCACAGCCCAATAAAGCCCAAGTTACAATCCCCGAGAATGCAAT CTCGAATGACGCCCCGGCACATGGGCCGTTCCCCTGACCGCCTCACATCGAGTTACCATTCAGCGTTGACCAAAACGAGTTTGCCACATTCCATGTCCACGTCATACACGGAGATTCCGGCCGCTATGAGCCAGAGCTTTGACTCCCCTGGCCTTTATGAGAAGACTAAGGAAGATAAAGAAAAAG AACTACCCACAAAACCAGTGAACCAATCCCTCGAGGCCGCCTCAAAAATGGTGCCCGTCCCGGAATCCCTCATGAGCCCCGACTACCAAGACCCGATCTACGACATACAACGCTCCATACCCAAACCAAACTTACCATCGAACACTTCAACGCCATCTAGCAACAACAGTGCAACAACTAACAACAG TGTTCATGAAGATAAGCCTCATAGGCCAAACACATCAACGACATCTAGTAACAACAGCGTACACGAAGACAGACCGCATAGACAGATAACGCAGCCGAAAGTTATAAACAACAGTTTGAAAAGTTCGCCGAAGCTGCCGAAAAGTGCGACGTCTTCGCCGAAAATGAAAGCTAAAATGGAGCAGAGGAAAGGGAGTTTGAAACTGGAGAATAAGGAGGAGGTTAATGGGGTGGCTAAAGATGAGATTGATCAG GATAAAATGGAAATAATAAAGCTAGCGTCAAATCAAAGAAGGCAAAAGAAGATGAGCGCAGAATCCATGGCAGCAGTTACCATACAGAAGATGTGGCGAGGGTACAGAAGTAGAAACCTAAATAAGGATACATTAAGGATTCTACATGCAATACAGGCGGCGAGAGCGAGGCAGCATATACA AAGGCTGACCTGTGACATGGAAGCCACGAAAGCAGCGTTAGACAGCGAGCGGAAAATACAACAACTGCAGATGCAAGCCATCAACGCGCTGTGGAAGAAGGTCTCCACGCTGCAGAACACGGAGTGCAGCAAACCGGAC AACACGGAGTGCAGCAAACCGGACGTGCTGCGCCAGCTCAGCGAGACATGCTGCAGCTTGCAGCAACAG gTGGTGGAGCTACAGGGGTGTATGCAGCAAGTG TTACGATGCGTTTTGCCGCCAGCCGCCGCGCCGGCTGCCACACAAACAGACATTGTTGCCGTACATTCGCCACAG GAGGAGCGGTGTACGTGGCTAAAGCGGCCGCAGTCGCTCTCGCTCGCCGCCGCCTCCGCGCCCGCTTCCGCCCTCGCTcctgc TGAAACGGAACAACAAACTAGCAAAGTAAAACCCCAAAACGTCGAGCACACAGACACACTCACACAAGAACCggaacagacagacaaacacgaaACGAGAGAAAAGGAGCTCATCGTGGACTGA